From Thalassococcus sp. S3, one genomic window encodes:
- a CDS encoding MFS transporter, with product MRIWSDIALSRAPGAAFVAMGMVWAAFAAQVPVLKAQIGASDAVFGGLFLIASLGAIASMWIAPLVDRALGALSVAVSSALLGLSFAAVGFAPGVVIFAALLFAVSAVSGVCDILMNARISEIEAQARRPLMSLNHAIFSFAYAGTAVLTGIAREAGWGPIAVFAAIAVVILVLSLGMRAPHLSQPEVEGGAGPVPRGIVWIGGLIVLAAFFAEQATEGWSALHIERGLGGGAAEGAFGPAILGLTMGFGRLFGHLLSARIPDTVMIAAACLLSAAGTALAALAPTIAIAYLGFAVLGLGVSVVVPLAMAIIGRMVPQSQRVRAIGQASAIGYGAFLFGPPIMGSVSETISLPAAFGVVAISLVSVALILVPLLTRRIALAD from the coding sequence ATGAGGATCTGGTCTGATATCGCGCTCAGTCGCGCACCGGGTGCGGCCTTTGTTGCCATGGGGATGGTCTGGGCCGCCTTTGCCGCTCAGGTTCCGGTGCTCAAGGCGCAGATCGGGGCAAGCGACGCGGTCTTCGGCGGTCTGTTTCTGATCGCAAGTCTCGGCGCCATCGCATCCATGTGGATCGCGCCTTTGGTGGATCGCGCATTGGGCGCCTTGTCCGTCGCCGTCAGTTCCGCGCTTCTGGGCCTCAGCTTCGCCGCCGTTGGTTTTGCGCCCGGCGTTGTGATCTTTGCCGCGCTCCTGTTCGCGGTGTCCGCGGTGTCCGGCGTTTGCGACATTTTGATGAACGCGCGTATCTCCGAAATCGAGGCGCAGGCGCGCCGCCCGCTCATGAGTCTGAACCACGCCATCTTTTCCTTTGCATATGCAGGCACGGCCGTGCTCACGGGGATTGCTCGCGAAGCCGGTTGGGGACCGATCGCCGTTTTTGCCGCGATTGCGGTCGTGATCCTTGTCTTGTCGTTAGGCATGCGCGCCCCGCATCTGTCGCAGCCCGAGGTCGAGGGGGGCGCAGGCCCGGTGCCGCGCGGGATCGTTTGGATCGGAGGGCTCATCGTGCTGGCGGCGTTCTTCGCGGAACAGGCGACCGAAGGCTGGTCGGCCCTTCACATCGAGCGTGGGCTCGGCGGTGGCGCTGCCGAAGGCGCCTTTGGTCCGGCCATTCTGGGACTGACGATGGGGTTCGGGCGCTTGTTCGGGCATCTTCTGTCGGCGCGTATTCCGGATACCGTGATGATCGCTGCGGCTTGCTTGCTTTCGGCGGCTGGCACGGCGCTGGCGGCGCTGGCCCCCACGATTGCCATTGCCTATCTGGGCTTTGCCGTACTGGGCCTGGGCGTGTCGGTGGTGGTGCCGCTGGCCATGGCGATCATCGGGCGCATGGTGCCGCAATCCCAGCGCGTGCGCGCCATCGGCCAGGCCAGTGCCATCGGCTATGGGGCCTTCCTTTTCGGCCCGCCGATCATGGGCAGTGTGTCCGAGACGATCTCTCTGCCCGCCGCCTTCGGCGTCGTGGCCATCTCTCTTGTGAGCGTGGCGCTGATCCTCGTGCCGCTCCTCACCCGCCGTATTGCTCTAGCCGATTGA
- a CDS encoding twin-arginine translocation pathway signal protein, giving the protein MTLSRRKAIALIGGGTIFAAGAASAAFLTTRTPGRALAPWDLAGSYADPRERALSFALLAPNPHNLQPWLVALEGEDALTLHQDTARRLPETDPYDRQIIIGLGCFLEQMVIAASADGYDVDLALYPDGEDGPVARAVFAPGGTPDPLAAHIMDRRSCKEPFEDRALPASAVETLTGYADVVIDPARVAEIKELTWDAWLVEMQTERTLMESVDLMRFGKAEINANPDGIDLGGPFLESLMLAGILSREGQADPDSSGFQQGVAMYEEMLLATPAYAVLRSGGNTRADQIEAGRRWLRLNLATTGMGLALQPVSQCLQEYPEMAPHYKRAHALMAGQGETVQMLGRLGYGPQTPRTPRWPLEAKRMNA; this is encoded by the coding sequence ATGACCCTCTCACGTCGCAAAGCCATCGCCCTGATCGGGGGTGGCACAATCTTCGCTGCCGGTGCCGCCTCGGCTGCCTTCCTGACCACCCGCACGCCGGGCCGCGCGCTTGCGCCATGGGATCTGGCGGGCAGCTATGCCGATCCGCGTGAACGCGCGCTTTCCTTCGCGCTGCTCGCGCCCAATCCGCACAACCTTCAGCCCTGGCTTGTCGCGTTGGAGGGTGAGGACGCGCTGACGCTTCACCAGGATACCGCGCGTCGCCTGCCCGAGACCGATCCTTATGATCGCCAGATCATCATCGGGCTGGGCTGTTTTCTGGAACAGATGGTCATTGCGGCCTCGGCCGACGGATACGATGTCGATCTGGCGCTTTATCCCGACGGCGAAGACGGCCCGGTGGCCCGCGCGGTCTTTGCCCCCGGCGGCACGCCCGATCCGCTGGCTGCGCACATCATGGATCGCCGTTCCTGCAAGGAGCCGTTCGAGGACCGCGCCCTGCCTGCATCGGCGGTCGAGACGCTGACGGGCTATGCCGATGTCGTCATCGATCCGGCCCGCGTGGCCGAGATCAAGGAACTGACCTGGGACGCATGGCTTGTGGAGATGCAAACGGAACGGACGTTGATGGAAAGCGTGGACCTGATGCGCTTTGGCAAGGCCGAGATCAACGCCAATCCCGACGGGATCGACCTGGGCGGGCCGTTTCTGGAAAGCCTCATGCTCGCCGGCATCCTGAGCCGCGAAGGACAGGCCGATCCGGACAGCAGCGGGTTTCAGCAGGGCGTGGCCATGTATGAGGAGATGTTGCTGGCCACGCCGGCCTATGCGGTGCTGCGCAGCGGCGGGAACACACGGGCCGATCAGATCGAGGCCGGGCGGCGGTGGTTGAGGCTGAACCTTGCCACCACGGGGATGGGGCTGGCGCTGCAGCCGGTCAGCCAGTGTCTGCAGGAATATCCGGAGATGGCCCCGCATTATAAGCGGGCGCATGCGCTTATGGCCGGGCAGGGGGAGACGGTTCAAATGCTGGGTCGTCTGGGCTACGGTCCGCAGACGCCACGCACGCCGCGCTGGCCGCTTGAGGCAAAGAGGATGAATGCCTGA
- a CDS encoding 50S ribosomal protein L25/general stress protein Ctc, which produces MAGEIPDLEALERTGTGKGAARQARREGMVPGIVFGGDNDPLPINIPFNKLLQRLKAGRFKSTLFNLKVDGHDDVRVICRDVQRDVVKDLPTHVDFMRLRRTTKINLFIPVEFIGEEAAPGIKRGGVLTVVRPEVELVVTAGDIPEKLTVDLTGLNVGDTVTISSIALPAGTKPTIDRDFVIANISAPSGLRSSDNEEGGEGEDGGEEAAEE; this is translated from the coding sequence ATGGCTGGTGAGATTCCTGATCTCGAAGCCCTGGAACGGACGGGGACAGGCAAGGGCGCCGCTCGTCAGGCCCGCAGAGAGGGCATGGTTCCGGGGATTGTGTTTGGTGGCGACAACGATCCGCTGCCGATCAACATTCCGTTCAACAAATTGCTGCAGCGCCTGAAAGCCGGTCGGTTCAAGTCGACGCTCTTCAACCTGAAGGTCGACGGCCACGACGATGTGCGCGTGATCTGCCGTGATGTGCAGCGCGACGTGGTCAAGGACTTGCCGACGCATGTCGACTTCATGCGCCTGCGCCGGACAACCAAGATCAACCTTTTCATTCCGGTTGAATTCATCGGCGAAGAGGCCGCTCCAGGTATCAAACGCGGCGGCGTCCTCACGGTGGTGCGTCCCGAAGTGGAATTGGTGGTCACCGCCGGCGACATTCCGGAAAAGCTGACCGTGGATCTGACCGGTCTCAATGTCGGCGACACGGTGACGATCTCTTCGATCGCTCTGCCGGCGGGAACAAAACCCACCATCGACCGCGACTTCGTGATCGCCAATATCTCGGCCCCATCGGGCCTGCGCTCCTCGGACAATGAAGAGGGCGGCGAAGGCGAAGACGGCGGAGAAGAGGCCGCAGAAGAATAG
- a CDS encoding MaoC family dehydratase produces MEKIYFEDLPVGAVLETGARTLTREAIVGFAREWDPQPFHLDDAAAEASPYGALIASGWHTLLTAFTLALEARDWSQGSMGSPGMDEVRWLKPVYAGDTIRAVGHVLEARVSRSKPDRGFATMRYDIFNQKDERVAHYSGLHMLRLRPQAE; encoded by the coding sequence TTGGAGAAAATTTATTTTGAGGATTTGCCTGTCGGCGCGGTTCTGGAGACCGGCGCCCGGACTTTGACGCGGGAGGCGATTGTCGGTTTTGCGCGGGAGTGGGACCCGCAGCCCTTTCATCTGGACGATGCGGCGGCGGAGGCGTCGCCATATGGTGCGCTGATTGCCAGCGGGTGGCACACGCTTTTGACGGCGTTCACCCTCGCGCTGGAGGCGCGGGACTGGTCGCAGGGCTCCATGGGCTCGCCGGGCATGGATGAGGTGCGGTGGCTGAAACCCGTCTATGCGGGCGACACGATCCGGGCCGTGGGCCACGTGCTGGAGGCTAGGGTGTCACGCTCGAAACCGGATCGGGGATTTGCCACGATGCGGTATGACATATTCAATCAGAAGGACGAGCGCGTTGCGCATTACAGTGGCCTGCACATGCTGCGTCTGCGTCCTCAAGCGGAGTGA
- a CDS encoding MarR family winged helix-turn-helix transcriptional regulator, which produces MPDPDPRIFFPVFNEIGIIEQLSRTLLEAKLPKGLIGPHFSVLNHLIRVADGRTPVELARAFQVPKTSMTHTVGGLQKHGLVEVRPNPNDGRSKCVWITDAGRALRDDTITALAPDFAELAVGFDLERLAGILPVLTDLRIFLDTHRNAEPPRDREFRPPAAKRSAP; this is translated from the coding sequence ATGCCTGACCCGGATCCCCGCATTTTTTTCCCGGTCTTCAACGAGATCGGGATCATCGAACAGCTTTCCCGCACGCTTTTGGAGGCAAAACTGCCCAAGGGGCTGATCGGGCCGCATTTTTCGGTGCTCAATCACCTGATCCGCGTGGCGGACGGGCGCACGCCGGTGGAACTGGCGCGCGCCTTCCAAGTGCCCAAGACCTCGATGACCCATACGGTCGGGGGGTTGCAGAAACACGGGCTGGTCGAGGTGCGCCCCAATCCTAATGACGGGCGCAGCAAATGCGTCTGGATCACCGATGCGGGCCGCGCCTTGCGCGATGACACGATCACGGCCCTTGCCCCGGATTTCGCGGAGCTGGCGGTGGGTTTCGATCTGGAGCGGCTGGCGGGGATCCTGCCGGTTCTGACCGATCTGAGGATATTTCTGGATACGCACCGCAATGCGGAGCCGCCCCGTGACCGGGAGTTTCGACCGCCCGCTGCCAAACGGAGCGCGCCCTGA
- a CDS encoding alpha-hydroxy acid oxidase, with translation MAVITNIEDLRRLYERRVPRMFYDYAESGSWTEQTFRENSSDFDKLRLRQRVAVDMTGRSTASQMIGQDVAMPVALAPVGLTGMQHADGEMKAARAAEKFGVPFTLSTMSINSIEDVAGFTSKPFWFQLYTMKDEDYVRRLIQRAKDAGCSALVITLDLQILGQRHKDLKNGLSAPPKLTPKTIANLATKWAWGMEMLSAKRRQFGNIVGHVDGISDASSLGAWTAEQFDPALDWGKVEKLMEQWGGKVILKGILDAEDAKMAAKLGADAIVVSNHGGRQLDGALSSIRMLPSIMDAVGDQIEVHLDSGIRSGQDVLKALALGAKGTYIGRAFVYGLGAMGQKGVTTALEVIHKELDTTMALCGETNVADLGRQNLLVPEDFEGRWQQ, from the coding sequence ATGGCCGTCATCACCAACATCGAAGATCTACGCCGTCTCTACGAACGCCGCGTGCCGCGGATGTTTTATGACTACGCCGAGTCGGGAAGCTGGACCGAACAGACCTTCCGCGAGAATTCCTCGGACTTCGACAAGCTGCGCCTGCGCCAGCGCGTGGCGGTGGACATGACCGGTCGCAGTACGGCAAGCCAGATGATCGGGCAGGATGTGGCCATGCCGGTGGCGCTGGCCCCCGTGGGCCTGACCGGCATGCAGCACGCGGATGGAGAGATGAAGGCCGCACGCGCGGCCGAGAAATTCGGCGTGCCCTTCACGCTGTCGACGATGTCGATCAACTCGATCGAGGATGTGGCGGGCTTCACCTCCAAACCCTTTTGGTTCCAGCTCTATACGATGAAAGACGAGGATTATGTGCGCCGGCTGATCCAGCGGGCCAAGGATGCGGGCTGTTCGGCGCTGGTCATCACGCTGGATCTGCAGATCCTGGGCCAAAGGCACAAGGATCTCAAAAACGGCCTGTCCGCCCCGCCAAAACTGACGCCCAAGACCATCGCCAACCTGGCAACCAAGTGGGCCTGGGGGATGGAGATGCTGAGCGCGAAGCGGCGCCAGTTCGGCAATATCGTGGGCCATGTGGACGGGATCAGCGATGCGTCGTCGCTGGGTGCCTGGACGGCGGAGCAGTTCGATCCGGCGCTCGACTGGGGCAAGGTCGAAAAGCTGATGGAGCAATGGGGCGGCAAGGTCATCCTCAAGGGCATTCTGGATGCCGAGGATGCCAAGATGGCGGCCAAGCTGGGCGCGGATGCCATTGTGGTGTCGAACCATGGCGGGCGGCAATTGGACGGCGCGCTGAGTTCGATCCGCATGCTGCCCAGCATCATGGATGCGGTGGGCGATCAGATCGAGGTGCATCTCGACAGCGGGATCCGCTCGGGGCAGGACGTGCTGAAGGCGTTGGCCCTGGGCGCCAAGGGCACCTATATCGGGCGCGCATTCGTTTACGGGCTGGGCGCGATGGGTCAAAAGGGTGTGACCACCGCGCTTGAGGTCATTCACAAAGAGCTGGACACCACCATGGCGCTGTGCGGAGAGACCAATGTGGCCGATCTGGGACGCCAGAACCTTTTGGTGCCTGAAGATTTCGAAGGCCGTTGGCAACAATGA
- the devC gene encoding ABC transporter permease DevC, whose amino-acid sequence MTELLTRLFGWMPVGWLQLTHNRARLASAVAGVAFANVLVFVQLGIMGSMNQAIRDTYRLLSADIMISADDANTFTEGSNVARQWMLTALRDPGISDGTTLFLNTIQWKQAGNDTTLQLISLDINKPQFLNPVLQRKLGPLTLPDTGILDTNTRDMDPGVLAGIRPQSPLVTEIGGRTIRFTDTFDGGVGFTADGYAITSDQTFLRLFPQRVSGSPDQILLKVAPGHLPDDVVERLREALPDTLRVRTFEDAAAEDVRFQNVERPTGLIFGFGVLMGILVGIVIVYQVLSTDVADHLGEYATFKAMGYGPSFFLGVVFEEAIVLAILGFGPGIFISWLAYQTLNAATGLPLLMSLDVAVLVFLGTLAACALSGAVATRRLNAADPADLF is encoded by the coding sequence ATGACGGAGCTTCTGACCCGCCTCTTCGGGTGGATGCCGGTCGGCTGGCTTCAGCTGACCCACAATAGGGCCCGGCTTGCCTCTGCCGTCGCTGGCGTGGCCTTTGCGAATGTTCTGGTCTTTGTCCAGCTTGGCATCATGGGCAGCATGAACCAGGCGATCCGTGACACCTATCGTCTGCTGAGCGCGGATATCATGATCTCCGCCGACGATGCCAACACCTTCACGGAAGGCAGCAATGTTGCCCGGCAATGGATGCTGACCGCCTTGCGTGACCCCGGCATCTCAGATGGCACGACGCTCTTTCTGAACACGATCCAATGGAAACAGGCCGGAAACGACACCACGCTGCAGCTTATATCGCTCGACATCAACAAGCCCCAGTTTCTCAACCCGGTGTTGCAGCGCAAGCTGGGTCCACTGACACTGCCGGATACCGGCATCCTGGACACCAATACCCGTGATATGGACCCAGGTGTTTTGGCCGGGATCCGACCGCAATCGCCGCTTGTCACGGAAATCGGCGGGCGCACCATCCGGTTCACCGACACCTTCGACGGGGGCGTTGGTTTCACAGCGGATGGCTATGCAATTACCTCGGATCAGACCTTTCTGCGGCTGTTCCCCCAGCGGGTGTCCGGCTCTCCTGACCAGATCCTGCTGAAGGTCGCGCCGGGCCATCTACCCGACGACGTCGTTGAAAGACTGCGCGAGGCACTGCCTGACACCCTTCGGGTGCGCACCTTCGAGGATGCGGCAGCCGAAGATGTACGATTTCAGAACGTCGAACGCCCGACGGGGCTGATCTTTGGTTTCGGCGTGCTAATGGGCATTCTGGTCGGCATCGTGATCGTCTATCAGGTTCTGTCGACCGATGTGGCCGATCATCTTGGTGAATATGCGACCTTCAAAGCTATGGGATATGGCCCGTCATTCTTCCTTGGAGTGGTTTTTGAAGAAGCAATCGTGCTTGCCATTCTGGGCTTTGGTCCCGGCATATTCATCTCATGGTTGGCCTATCAGACCCTGAACGCCGCGACCGGCCTTCCGCTTTTGATGTCGTTGGATGTCGCGGTGCTCGTCTTTCTGGGCACCCTTGCGGCGTGTGCCCTGTCTGGCGCCGTGGCAACGCGAAGACTGAACGCCGCAGATCCGGCGGATCTGTTCTGA
- the pth gene encoding aminoacyl-tRNA hydrolase: MQIFVGLGNPGPKYAGHRHNIGFMALDRIAEAHGFGPWKSKFQGRVAEGRLGSDKALLLKPETFMNRSGQSVGEATRFYKVGPEDVTVFHDELDLAPGKVRVKRGGGHAGHNGLRSLHGHIGDSYRRVRLGIGHPGHKDKVAGYVLHDFARADQDWLEAVLAGLSDGAPHLAEGEDGRFMNAVALRTSPPRSGSGKQAERPAEKAKAKQKEPEETEDTRTPLQKLVARFK, encoded by the coding sequence ATGCAAATCTTTGTCGGGCTCGGCAATCCGGGGCCCAAATACGCGGGACACCGGCACAATATCGGCTTCATGGCACTGGACCGGATTGCAGAGGCACATGGCTTCGGACCCTGGAAATCCAAATTTCAGGGACGGGTTGCCGAAGGACGGTTAGGGTCGGACAAAGCGCTGCTTCTGAAGCCCGAAACCTTCATGAACCGCTCCGGCCAATCGGTCGGTGAAGCCACGCGCTTCTACAAGGTGGGGCCGGAAGACGTCACCGTCTTTCACGATGAGTTGGACCTGGCGCCCGGAAAGGTCCGTGTAAAGCGGGGCGGTGGGCATGCAGGTCACAATGGCCTGCGGTCGCTTCATGGGCATATCGGCGACAGCTATCGGCGTGTCAGGCTGGGCATCGGGCATCCGGGGCACAAAGACAAGGTCGCCGGCTACGTTCTGCACGACTTTGCCCGGGCCGATCAGGATTGGCTGGAGGCCGTCCTAGCGGGCCTCTCGGACGGCGCCCCGCATCTGGCAGAGGGGGAAGACGGGCGTTTCATGAACGCCGTTGCATTGCGCACGTCACCGCCGCGCAGTGGTAGCGGCAAACAAGCTGAGCGCCCCGCCGAGAAGGCAAAAGCCAAGCAAAAAGAGCCCGAGGAAACAGAAGACACCCGCACGCCGCTTCAGAAGCTCGTCGCGCGTTTCAAGTAA
- the trpA gene encoding tryptophan synthase subunit alpha has product MTRIDQTFARLKTEGRKAFVSYVMAGDPDFDTSLDLVRGLPGAGVDIIELGLPFTDPMADGPTIQLAGQRALEGGMTLSRTLDLARAFREGDDTTPIVLMGYYNPIYSRGVDTFLAEAKAAGIDGLIVVDLPPEEDSELCLPAQEAGLNFIRLATPTTDDQRLPRVMQNTSGFVYYVSITGITGAAEAQAADVGPEVARIQNAGGLPVVVGFGVKTPERAKAIAEVADGCVVGSAIVEQIGSGKPVPEVLAFVKTLADGAHSA; this is encoded by the coding sequence ATGACCCGTATCGACCAGACCTTCGCCCGGCTCAAAACCGAGGGACGCAAAGCCTTCGTGTCCTACGTGATGGCGGGCGATCCGGACTTCGACACCTCGTTGGACCTGGTGCGCGGCCTGCCCGGCGCGGGGGTGGACATCATCGAACTGGGCCTGCCTTTCACAGACCCCATGGCCGATGGCCCGACTATTCAGTTGGCCGGCCAGCGCGCGCTGGAGGGCGGCATGACGCTCTCCCGCACGCTCGACCTTGCCCGCGCCTTCCGCGAGGGGGACGACACGACCCCCATCGTGCTCATGGGCTATTACAACCCGATCTACAGCCGCGGGGTCGACACCTTTCTGGCAGAGGCCAAGGCTGCCGGTATCGACGGTCTGATCGTGGTGGACCTGCCCCCCGAAGAAGACAGCGAGCTCTGCCTGCCCGCGCAAGAGGCGGGCCTCAACTTCATCCGCCTCGCCACGCCGACGACCGACGACCAGCGCCTGCCGCGCGTCATGCAGAACACATCGGGCTTTGTCTACTACGTCTCCATCACCGGCATCACCGGCGCGGCAGAGGCACAGGCCGCCGATGTGGGTCCCGAAGTGGCCCGCATCCAGAACGCGGGCGGTCTGCCTGTCGTTGTGGGCTTCGGCGTGAAGACACCCGAACGCGCAAAAGCCATCGCCGAGGTCGCGGATGGCTGCGTGGTGGGCTCGGCCATCGTCGAACAGATCGGCAGCGGCAAACCTGTGCCCGAGGTGCTGGCCTTCGTCAAAACCCTCGCCGACGGTGCTCACTCCGCTTGA
- a CDS encoding ATP-binding cassette domain-containing protein, translated as MAQMYALPNTPPPIVVKGLNHWFGVGDAKVQAIHEIDLTIQRGSLTVMMGPSGSGKTTVLTLMGCLRDVMDGSISLLGHELNGASEAAQVALRRRLGFIFQAHNLHESLTALQNVRMGLEVHGARGNQARFDEASAHVLRLVGLGDRLNYLPANLSGGQKQRVAIARALVGNPDIVMADEPTAALDKESGLQVVRILKALGRARGTTTVMVTHDNRILDMADRIITLEDGRVVSDEQVGSSTKP; from the coding sequence ATGGCCCAAATGTACGCTCTGCCGAATACCCCGCCCCCGATCGTGGTGAAGGGGTTGAACCATTGGTTTGGCGTTGGCGACGCCAAGGTTCAGGCCATTCACGAAATCGACCTGACCATCCAGCGCGGGAGCCTGACGGTCATGATGGGGCCCTCGGGATCCGGCAAGACAACAGTCCTGACCCTCATGGGCTGTCTGCGAGACGTGATGGACGGATCCATCTCCCTCCTGGGGCATGAACTGAACGGCGCCAGCGAGGCGGCTCAGGTCGCGCTCAGGCGACGGTTGGGATTCATCTTTCAGGCCCACAACCTTCATGAAAGCCTGACGGCCCTGCAAAATGTCCGCATGGGCCTTGAGGTGCATGGCGCACGGGGAAACCAGGCGCGTTTCGATGAAGCATCCGCACACGTTCTGCGCCTTGTCGGTCTGGGAGACCGGCTAAACTATCTGCCCGCAAACCTGTCGGGGGGACAGAAGCAGCGGGTGGCCATCGCCCGTGCGCTGGTCGGCAACCCCGACATCGTCATGGCGGACGAACCGACCGCGGCGCTTGACAAGGAAAGCGGGCTGCAAGTGGTTCGGATCCTAAAAGCGCTTGGACGCGCGCGCGGGACGACCACGGTCATGGTCACGCATGACAACCGCATTCTCGACATGGCCGACCGTATTATCACTCTCGAAGACGGTCGGGTTGTTTCGGACGAGCAGGTTGGGTCCTCAACGAAACCGTGA
- the ychF gene encoding redox-regulated ATPase YchF: MGFKMGIVGLPNVGKSTLFNALTRTAAAQAANFPFCTIEPNVGEVAVPDARLDKLAVIAQSRQVIPTRMTFVDIAGLVKGASKGEGLGNQFLANIREVDAIAHVLRCFEDGDVTHVEGRVDPVADAETIETELMLADIESIEKRLQGLVRKVRGGDKEAVQQERLLKAALAVLGDGRPARVVEVDAEDAKAWKMLQLLTTKPVLYVCNVGEAEAAEGNAHSAKVAEMAAAQGNAHVIISAQIEEEISQLEADEAEMFLSEMGLSEAGLDRLIRAGYDLLHLETYFTVGPKEARAWTIRQGTAAPQAAGVIHGDFEKGFIRAETIAYDDFVALGGEQAAKEAGKMRAEGKGYVVKDGDVLHFLFNT, encoded by the coding sequence ATGGGTTTCAAAATGGGTATCGTGGGGCTGCCGAATGTGGGCAAATCCACCCTCTTCAACGCGCTGACCCGCACCGCTGCCGCGCAGGCCGCGAATTTTCCCTTCTGCACGATCGAGCCGAATGTGGGCGAGGTTGCAGTGCCGGATGCACGCCTCGACAAGCTGGCTGTCATCGCCCAGTCACGGCAGGTGATCCCGACCCGCATGACGTTTGTCGATATCGCCGGTCTGGTTAAAGGCGCCTCCAAGGGCGAAGGCCTTGGCAACCAGTTCCTTGCCAATATCCGCGAGGTGGATGCCATCGCCCATGTGTTGCGCTGTTTCGAGGATGGCGACGTCACCCATGTCGAAGGCCGCGTTGATCCCGTGGCCGATGCCGAGACCATCGAGACCGAGTTGATGCTGGCCGATATCGAAAGCATCGAGAAACGCCTGCAAGGCCTCGTCCGTAAGGTGCGCGGCGGAGACAAGGAGGCGGTCCAGCAGGAGAGGCTGCTCAAGGCCGCGCTGGCGGTTCTCGGAGACGGCAGGCCGGCCCGTGTCGTAGAGGTGGATGCCGAAGACGCCAAAGCCTGGAAAATGCTTCAACTTCTCACCACAAAGCCGGTTCTTTATGTCTGCAATGTGGGCGAGGCCGAGGCGGCGGAGGGCAATGCGCATTCTGCCAAAGTGGCCGAGATGGCCGCTGCCCAGGGCAATGCCCATGTGATCATCAGCGCGCAGATCGAGGAGGAGATCAGCCAGCTTGAGGCGGACGAGGCAGAGATGTTTCTGTCGGAAATGGGTCTTTCCGAAGCGGGCCTCGACCGGTTGATCCGCGCCGGTTACGATCTTCTGCATCTTGAGACCTATTTCACCGTCGGGCCCAAGGAGGCGCGGGCCTGGACCATTCGGCAGGGGACCGCGGCCCCACAGGCGGCGGGGGTCATTCACGGCGATTTCGAAAAGGGATTTATCCGCGCCGAAACGATCGCCTATGACGACTTTGTTGCGCTGGGCGGGGAGCAGGCAGCCAAGGAAGCCGGCAAGATGCGGGCCGAGGGCAAGGGCTATGTCGTCAAGGATGGCGACGTTCTGCATTTCCTCTTCAACACGTAG
- a CDS encoding antibiotic biosynthesis monooxygenase: MYLTMNRFQVRPEGAAAFEEMWENRDSHLKSVPGFISFHLMRGPETEDHILYASHTAWTDQSAFEAWTKSEAFREAHKNAGGSRDLYLGPPQLEIFETVQELT, translated from the coding sequence ATGTACCTCACCATGAACCGTTTTCAAGTGCGCCCCGAGGGCGCTGCCGCCTTCGAAGAGATGTGGGAGAACCGCGACAGTCACCTCAAATCGGTGCCGGGCTTTATCTCATTCCATCTGATGCGTGGCCCGGAAACCGAAGATCACATCCTTTATGCCTCTCACACGGCCTGGACCGATCAGTCGGCGTTCGAGGCCTGGACCAAGTCCGAGGCCTTTCGGGAGGCGCACAAGAATGCAGGCGGAAGCCGGGATCTTTATCTGGGCCCGCCCCAGCTTGAGATCTTCGAAACGGTCCAGGAGTTGACCTAA
- a CDS encoding sulfotransferase family 2 domain-containing protein produces MLVFSPQNLAFLAVPKTGTTAIEMALKSRADIIFTKRRKHMTAQRFHNQMAPFLAASFDLRPERIAVMREPEEQLRSWYRYRQRVDKDGAPRSTIGMSFDAFVQGLIDSDDPPFGGVGSQYRFLTSARGEVLVHRLFAYEHQPQFRAFLEDRFEEKLDIRQRNVSPTVEAPLDPATRTRLKERRADEFALYERVMSTDGPLLTSIG; encoded by the coding sequence ATGCTGGTCTTTTCGCCTCAGAACCTCGCCTTTCTCGCCGTGCCCAAGACGGGCACGACAGCGATCGAGATGGCATTGAAGTCGCGCGCGGACATCATCTTTACCAAGCGGCGCAAACATATGACGGCGCAGCGCTTTCACAACCAGATGGCGCCGTTCCTGGCGGCCTCTTTCGATCTCAGGCCCGAACGCATCGCGGTGATGCGCGAGCCGGAAGAGCAATTGCGCAGCTGGTATCGCTATCGCCAGCGGGTGGACAAGGACGGTGCGCCCCGCTCGACCATCGGGATGAGCTTTGATGCTTTCGTACAAGGCCTGATCGACAGCGACGATCCGCCCTTTGGCGGGGTCGGCAGCCAATACCGGTTTCTGACATCCGCGCGGGGCGAGGTGTTGGTTCACCGATTGTTCGCCTACGAGCATCAGCCCCAGTTCCGCGCGTTTCTCGAAGACCGCTTCGAAGAAAAACTCGACATCCGTCAGCGCAATGTGTCCCCAACGGTTGAGGCGCCCCTTGACCCCGCCACGCGCACCCGGCTGAAGGAGCGCCGAGCAGACGAATTCGCGCTCTACGAAAGGGTGATGTCAACGGATGGCCCGCTTCTGACGTCAATCGGCTAG